Proteins co-encoded in one Pseudorhizobium banfieldiae genomic window:
- the istA gene encoding IS21 family transposase → MGLLNIIRRMALREKLSIREISRRTGLSRNTISKYLSAGTIEPTFTVPERPSKLDPFADKLAAWLKTETGRSRKQRRTLKQLHADLVALGFTGSYGRVAAFARDWRVEQQAVGRGIFVPLSFRPGEAFQFDWSEDYAVIGGERTKLQVAHIKLAHSRAFLVRAYLLQTHEMLFDAHWHGFRVLGGVPARGIYDNMRTAVDRVGRGKERQVNVRFLAMTNHYVFAPEFCNPAAGWEKGQVEKNVQDARPRLWQQMPDFPNLPALNAWLEQHCQDLWRETPHGTLPGTIADVWADERAALMTLPAAFDGFVEQSKRVSPTCLITFERNRYSVPASFANRPVSLRIYPERLVVAGEGNVLCEHVRIIERSHDKPPRTIYDWRHYLAVIQRKPGALRNGAPFMELPPAFRKLQDQMLRRPGGDREMADILALVLHHDEQVVLRAVELALEAGVATKTHVLNLLHRLVDGKTTDGPIIDTPHALALAREPKANVERYDGLRVRIVGGRHAS, encoded by the coding sequence ATGGGACTTTTAAACATCATCCGCCGGATGGCGCTGCGCGAGAAGCTGTCGATCCGTGAGATCAGTCGGCGCACGGGGCTTTCGCGCAACACGATCTCGAAGTATCTGAGCGCTGGCACGATCGAGCCGACGTTCACTGTGCCGGAACGGCCGAGCAAGCTTGATCCGTTCGCTGACAAACTGGCGGCCTGGCTGAAGACCGAGACCGGGAGATCACGCAAGCAGCGCCGAACGCTGAAGCAGCTTCATGCCGATCTGGTGGCTTTGGGCTTTACCGGCTCCTACGGTCGCGTCGCTGCGTTCGCCCGTGACTGGCGGGTTGAGCAGCAGGCGGTCGGCCGCGGCATATTCGTTCCCCTATCTTTCCGCCCAGGCGAAGCATTCCAGTTCGATTGGAGTGAAGACTATGCCGTGATAGGCGGCGAGCGCACGAAGCTTCAGGTCGCGCATATCAAGTTGGCGCACAGTCGGGCCTTTCTGGTCAGAGCTTACCTGCTGCAGACACACGAGATGCTCTTCGACGCCCACTGGCACGGCTTCCGTGTCCTTGGCGGCGTGCCCGCGCGTGGAATTTATGACAACATGCGCACCGCGGTTGATCGCGTCGGCCGCGGCAAGGAGCGGCAGGTCAACGTCCGCTTCCTGGCGATGACGAACCACTACGTCTTTGCGCCCGAATTCTGCAATCCGGCGGCAGGCTGGGAGAAGGGGCAGGTCGAGAAGAATGTTCAGGATGCCCGACCACGGCTATGGCAACAGATGCCGGACTTTCCGAATCTGCCGGCATTGAATGCCTGGTTGGAACAGCATTGCCAGGACCTGTGGCGGGAGACACCGCATGGCACCTTGCCCGGCACGATCGCGGATGTCTGGGCTGATGAGCGGGCAGCATTGATGACACTGCCTGCAGCTTTTGACGGCTTCGTCGAACAGAGCAAACGAGTCTCCCCCACCTGCCTTATCACCTTCGAGCGGAACCGCTATAGCGTGCCCGCATCGTTTGCCAACCGGCCTGTCAGTTTACGAATCTATCCCGAGCGGCTGGTCGTTGCGGGCGAGGGCAACGTTCTTTGCGAACATGTGCGGATCATAGAACGCAGTCACGACAAGCCACCACGGACGATTTACGACTGGCGGCATTATCTTGCGGTCATCCAGCGCAAGCCCGGAGCACTTCGTAACGGCGCACCCTTTATGGAATTGCCACCGGCCTTCCGCAAATTACAGGACCAGATGCTCCGCCGCCCCGGCGGTGATCGCGAGATGGCGGACATCCTTGCTCTCGTTCTTCATCACGACGAACAGGTCGTCCTGCGCGCTGTGGAACTGGCCCTGGAGGCCGGCGTGGCAACCAAGACGCATGTGTTGAACCTGCTGCATCGGTTGGTAGACGGGAAAACGACCGACGGCCCTATTATCGATACGCCGCACGCATTGGCATTGGCTCGTGAAC
- a CDS encoding RraA family protein → MTYGFRVKRSWIRIEPQLLETFRTLPVANVSDSMSRLCGLGHGLRPMHRSGNLAGPALTVRTRPGDNLMLHKAIDMAEPGDVIVVDGGGDTTNSLMGELMLAHALKRGVAGFVLYGAVRDAEAFLERNVPVFACGVTHRGPYRTGPGEIGFAISINGSVVEPGDLILGDLDGVVSVPKAEAATIALAAVKKHEAETKQMTDTEAGTVKRDWVDIALREAGCEFID, encoded by the coding sequence ATGACTTATGGGTTTCGTGTCAAACGTAGCTGGATACGCATCGAGCCGCAGTTGCTTGAGACCTTCCGAACCCTTCCGGTGGCGAATGTCAGCGATTCCATGTCGCGTCTTTGCGGTCTTGGCCACGGTCTGCGTCCAATGCATCGCAGCGGAAATCTTGCCGGTCCCGCTCTGACTGTTCGCACCCGCCCCGGCGATAATCTGATGCTGCATAAGGCGATTGACATGGCAGAACCCGGCGATGTCATCGTCGTGGATGGAGGTGGCGATACAACGAACTCCTTGATGGGCGAATTGATGCTCGCTCATGCGCTGAAGCGTGGTGTCGCCGGCTTCGTTTTGTATGGCGCAGTTCGTGATGCGGAAGCATTTCTTGAGCGGAACGTTCCCGTGTTCGCCTGCGGCGTTACCCATCGCGGGCCCTACCGCACAGGACCTGGCGAGATTGGCTTTGCAATCTCGATCAATGGTTCAGTGGTAGAGCCAGGTGATTTGATACTCGGTGATCTTGATGGCGTCGTTTCCGTTCCCAAGGCAGAGGCCGCTACCATCGCCTTGGCTGCCGTCAAAAAGCACGAGGCCGAGACCAAGCAGATGACGGACACCGAAGCTGGGACCGTGAAGAGAGACTGGGTAGACATTGCCCTTCGGGAGGCTGGCTGTGAATTTATTGACTAG
- a CDS encoding hydroxyacid dehydrogenase produces the protein MTEAVVDAGAAGLTRRRILVTHHKIAEKAISLLNEHGIDVFFSPPYDPSEVVAKRAAELEIDGLMVRQGRITEEVIAASPNLRIIAKHGVGVDNIDIAAAAARNIPVLRAMGSNARAVAEHTIAMMLALVKQLLPLDRSVKRGEWLKPTFTGRDFLSATIGLIGYGAIGRETARMAEALGMEVVVYDPLSSQAASDDGFTVADDLDAMLSGVDFLSIHCPLTSQTRDLIDTRRLQLMKPSAIVVNTARGGIINEAALATALASGRIAGAGLDSFAVEPPAKDCELWSLNTLIATPHIAGVTYGSADNMALIAANHIISVLDGHPPDERSLARPDQLSS, from the coding sequence ATGACTGAGGCTGTTGTTGATGCGGGAGCAGCCGGATTGACCCGCCGGCGGATATTAGTGACCCACCACAAGATTGCCGAGAAGGCGATTTCACTCCTGAACGAGCACGGCATCGATGTCTTCTTCTCACCTCCTTATGATCCATCAGAGGTGGTGGCCAAGCGGGCTGCAGAACTCGAAATAGATGGTCTAATGGTGCGCCAGGGGCGCATCACAGAGGAGGTCATTGCAGCCTCGCCCAACCTCAGGATCATCGCAAAACACGGCGTGGGCGTAGATAACATTGACATCGCCGCTGCCGCGGCTCGTAACATACCCGTCTTGCGAGCAATGGGTTCGAACGCCCGCGCTGTTGCTGAACATACGATCGCGATGATGCTGGCTCTGGTCAAACAGCTCTTGCCACTCGACCGCAGCGTGAAGCGTGGCGAATGGCTGAAGCCCACGTTTACCGGGAGAGATTTCCTTTCCGCTACCATCGGTCTCATTGGGTATGGGGCGATTGGCCGGGAGACCGCACGCATGGCCGAGGCGCTGGGTATGGAGGTGGTTGTTTATGACCCACTCTCGTCTCAAGCAGCAAGCGATGATGGGTTCACCGTGGCGGACGATCTGGACGCCATGCTGAGCGGCGTTGACTTCCTCAGCATACATTGTCCTTTGACATCGCAAACGCGTGACCTGATCGATACGCGGCGCCTTCAACTGATGAAGCCATCCGCTATCGTCGTTAATACGGCGCGCGGCGGTATCATCAATGAGGCAGCCCTTGCGACTGCCCTTGCTTCCGGTCGTATTGCCGGAGCGGGGCTCGATAGTTTTGCTGTCGAGCCCCCTGCGAAGGATTGTGAACTATGGTCGCTCAACACCTTGATCGCAACGCCTCACATAGCTGGGGTAACCTATGGCTCTGCCGACAACATGGCATTGATTGCTGCAAACCATATTATCAGCGTTCTTGATGGACACCCACCGGATGAACGCTCGCTTGCCCGTCCCGACCAATTGTCTTCTTGA
- a CDS encoding HpcH/HpaI aldolase/citrate lyase family protein: MIFSLLYVPGNSPRFLAKAGERQADVIIIDLEDAVPEPAKSEARDGLREWVPKIRSAGSQVFVRINHTDRLLDDAEAASRAGADALYIPKVNSADLLTQLAAKMTALEANRPPISFVPLIEDMRGLFEVRAIAHAPRVIAVTAGGEDLATAMGAEPTPEVLRYPKLMIHYAAKEAGVLSFGMLRTTVDYADQEALRAAALEARRFGFDGASCIHPSAVPILNACFSPTAAELEWASKVVAANDENAAVGRGAFLLDGKFIDAPIVERARRLLKRGQKRTECHD, from the coding sequence ATGATTTTCTCGTTGCTTTACGTGCCGGGCAATTCGCCTCGCTTTCTGGCGAAGGCGGGTGAGCGGCAGGCGGACGTGATTATTATCGATCTTGAAGATGCCGTGCCGGAACCAGCCAAGTCGGAAGCGCGCGATGGACTCCGCGAATGGGTACCCAAGATCCGCTCGGCTGGTTCTCAGGTCTTTGTACGCATCAACCACACGGATAGACTGCTTGATGATGCAGAGGCCGCGAGCCGCGCCGGTGCTGATGCGCTCTACATCCCCAAGGTGAACAGCGCTGATCTCCTGACACAACTTGCCGCAAAAATGACGGCGCTTGAGGCGAACCGACCGCCGATAAGTTTCGTCCCACTCATCGAGGATATGCGAGGGCTGTTCGAAGTCCGAGCCATTGCGCATGCGCCTCGGGTCATTGCGGTGACGGCCGGAGGCGAGGATCTTGCCACTGCCATGGGTGCAGAACCGACGCCCGAGGTGCTCCGTTATCCTAAGCTGATGATCCATTATGCTGCCAAGGAAGCCGGGGTGCTGTCCTTCGGCATGCTGAGGACGACCGTCGATTATGCCGATCAGGAGGCCTTGCGTGCGGCGGCGCTGGAGGCGAGACGGTTCGGTTTTGATGGTGCAAGCTGCATCCACCCGTCAGCTGTCCCCATCCTCAACGCCTGTTTCTCTCCTACGGCGGCGGAGCTGGAATGGGCCAGCAAGGTGGTGGCTGCCAACGACGAGAATGCTGCGGTCGGCCGAGGTGCGTTCTTATTGGACGGCAAATTCATCGATGCACCGATCGTGGAGCGCGCACGACGCCTCCTGAAGCGCGGCCAGAAGAGAACAGAATGTCATGACTGA
- a CDS encoding CaiB/BaiF CoA transferase family protein, with the protein MSQKFKPVDFDPGRKGPLHGVRVVDLSRVVAGNMLSLQLGDFGADVIKVEPPNGDALREWRDDGHSLHWKTYGRNKRSIALNLRQPKALSALKKLLGTADVFVENFRPGTLEEMGLSPDTLLALNPNLIIVRISGFGQTGPYARFPGFGTLVEAMSGFASRTGFPDREPVLPPLALADMISGLTGANAVMMALFARERGEAAGQVIDLSLLEPIFASLGPEASIYRITGKIKERSGSASNTVAPRNVYRCSDGKYVALSGSTQVIAMRIFEIIGRPEMKEDPRFSTNVERVKHRDLVDAALGEWFAGRTRDEALAGMRAAGATAGPVYDIADISRDQHFAEREVLVEVEDADLGSIPQHNIFPRLSSTPGVFRHPAPAVGEHTETILSEIGLVPADLEDQQ; encoded by the coding sequence ATGAGTCAGAAGTTCAAGCCAGTAGATTTCGACCCGGGTCGCAAAGGCCCGCTTCACGGTGTTCGTGTGGTTGATCTCAGCCGTGTTGTTGCGGGCAACATGCTGTCTCTGCAACTCGGAGATTTCGGTGCCGACGTTATTAAGGTCGAACCGCCAAATGGCGACGCGCTAAGGGAATGGCGCGACGATGGCCATTCGTTACACTGGAAGACCTACGGTCGTAACAAGCGCTCGATCGCGCTGAACCTACGCCAGCCGAAGGCGCTTTCTGCGCTAAAGAAGCTGCTCGGAACGGCAGACGTCTTTGTTGAGAATTTCCGTCCAGGCACACTGGAGGAAATGGGTCTTTCACCAGACACGCTACTAGCACTTAACCCGAATTTGATCATTGTGCGCATTTCCGGCTTTGGCCAAACGGGCCCCTATGCGCGGTTCCCGGGATTTGGAACGCTGGTGGAGGCCATGAGCGGCTTTGCCTCGAGAACCGGATTTCCAGATCGTGAACCGGTTCTTCCACCGCTTGCCCTCGCTGACATGATTTCAGGACTTACCGGCGCCAATGCAGTGATGATGGCTCTCTTCGCCCGGGAAAGGGGAGAGGCTGCCGGCCAGGTGATCGACCTATCGCTACTGGAGCCAATATTTGCTTCACTTGGCCCGGAAGCATCGATCTACCGGATAACCGGCAAGATCAAGGAGAGGTCGGGATCTGCCTCCAATACCGTGGCTCCCCGAAACGTCTACCGTTGTAGTGATGGCAAGTATGTGGCCCTATCTGGCTCCACGCAGGTGATCGCGATGCGGATCTTCGAGATCATTGGTCGTCCGGAGATGAAGGAGGATCCCCGTTTTTCAACCAATGTTGAGCGAGTGAAGCACCGTGACTTAGTGGACGCGGCACTCGGCGAATGGTTTGCAGGCCGCACCCGTGACGAGGCTTTGGCAGGGATGCGAGCCGCCGGTGCAACTGCTGGGCCTGTCTACGATATCGCCGATATTAGTAGGGACCAGCATTTTGCCGAGCGCGAGGTTCTGGTCGAAGTTGAGGATGCAGATCTAGGCAGCATCCCTCAACACAATATCTTCCCCCGCCTCTCTTCGACCCCAGGGGTTTTCCGACATCCTGCTCCCGCGGTCGGCGAGCACACCGAGACTATTCTTTCGGAAATTGGTCTGGTCCCAGCCGATCTGGAGGATCAGCAATGA
- a CDS encoding ABC transporter ATP-binding protein, whose translation MADLILENLTIKYGAVTAVDNLNIHVASGEFLTLLGPSGCGKSTSLFAVAGLNHATSGTIRIGDRVLFDGDAAHTVPPEKRNIGLVFQSYALWPHKTVAENLAFPLILRKIGRAERDERIKDALGLVEMLPYADRYPFELSGGQQQRVALARALVYRPPLLLLDEPLSNLDAKLRERARVWLRELQERLSVTTIYVTHDQAEALAVSDRIAVMSMGRMRQLGTPREIYDHPADSFVADFIGSSNFLHGTLIEVGTDHARVRLADGREVTTQSGPAGADGAVVVAVRPEKIELTDQEGPNTLRVSIEQRTYLGSVWQYAVRSGPLAFRIQTPSELLQKEVLVRIPQEHSAVFPEQASAS comes from the coding sequence ATGGCTGATCTTATTCTAGAGAATCTGACGATCAAATACGGCGCCGTCACGGCCGTCGACAACCTCAACATCCATGTAGCATCGGGCGAATTCCTGACATTGCTCGGACCTTCGGGCTGCGGCAAGTCGACCTCGCTTTTCGCAGTTGCCGGTCTCAATCACGCCACCTCTGGCACGATTCGTATTGGCGATCGGGTTCTCTTTGATGGCGACGCGGCCCATACCGTGCCGCCCGAAAAACGCAATATTGGTCTCGTCTTTCAATCCTATGCCCTTTGGCCACACAAAACCGTTGCCGAAAATCTCGCTTTCCCGCTGATCCTGAGGAAGATCGGCCGTGCCGAGCGCGACGAACGAATCAAGGATGCGCTCGGTCTGGTGGAAATGCTGCCCTACGCGGACCGCTATCCGTTCGAACTGTCGGGCGGACAGCAGCAACGGGTGGCGTTGGCACGCGCACTTGTCTATCGGCCGCCACTTCTACTTCTCGATGAGCCGCTGTCGAACCTTGATGCCAAACTGCGCGAGCGTGCACGTGTCTGGTTGCGTGAACTGCAGGAACGTCTGAGCGTAACGACGATCTATGTCACCCATGATCAGGCCGAAGCCCTGGCCGTGTCCGACCGGATCGCAGTGATGAGCATGGGGCGGATGCGTCAGCTAGGCACCCCCCGGGAGATTTATGACCATCCAGCCGACAGCTTTGTCGCTGACTTCATTGGATCCTCCAATTTCCTCCATGGCACATTGATCGAGGTGGGAACGGATCACGCTCGGGTTCGCCTTGCCGATGGACGCGAGGTCACAACTCAGTCAGGTCCGGCCGGAGCCGATGGCGCAGTCGTGGTCGCTGTGCGGCCGGAGAAGATCGAGCTAACCGATCAGGAGGGGCCGAACACCCTGAGAGTATCAATCGAGCAGCGAACCTATCTTGGTTCTGTTTGGCAATACGCCGTTCGGTCGGGACCGCTCGCCTTCAGGATCCAGACGCCGTCGGAACTTCTCCAAAAGGAGGTTCTGGTCCGCATTCCGCAGGAGCACAGCGCGGTCTTTCCCGAGCAGGCAAGCGCAAGCTGA
- a CDS encoding ABC transporter permease has protein sequence MTDISHTGSTGLGIDRSRAIYWGVAALTTVLVIGPIAPILFQAFLDKPLYDDSAALTVGNFARLFSEPGMIGIFFNTLYFGGLTMVVAQVFGVIMAVLVGRTNLPGRQWLGEIFIWPLFVSNLVIAFGWFTMYGPSGFVTLAAKTYLGGAPWNLYTVSGMGIVAGLSQAPLTYLMCLAAVTKADPLLEDAARSTGAGPFRALLSVTIPMIRPAIIYSAVLNFVVGIEMLAIPLLFGGPSGIQTVTTFLYDAGINAAVRPEYGLVGAAAVILLMLVAFLVWLQGYLMKSSGRFVSVRGKASRPSTLELGAWRWPAFLFVFSFVFLTIISIFGGIFLRSAVSFLTPLIPFWKVLTAANFELVLSSASYVRSIINSVVVATVGAAIGTCLILVIALVSRRSDFRYSRALEYVALFPRALPGIIAGLGFFYAVIWLPGADLIRGTVAVLILAFMIRYIPVGFGAIAPALAQVGEELDRGARISGADWWTTVTRIIVPILKPALFSCYALLFIHFFKEYVTAAFLYQPGSEIIGTTMLQLVAQGDNGPVSALATIQVIITAAFVILARRVMGAKIYG, from the coding sequence ATGACGGATATCAGCCACACCGGTTCCACCGGATTGGGGATAGACCGATCGCGTGCGATCTACTGGGGCGTTGCCGCACTGACGACAGTGCTCGTCATCGGTCCCATCGCACCGATCCTCTTCCAAGCCTTCCTGGACAAACCGCTCTACGACGACAGCGCAGCCCTCACCGTAGGTAATTTCGCTCGTTTGTTCAGCGAGCCGGGGATGATCGGCATCTTCTTCAACACGCTTTACTTTGGCGGGTTGACGATGGTGGTCGCCCAGGTGTTCGGTGTGATCATGGCGGTCCTGGTAGGGCGCACCAATCTACCCGGCCGGCAATGGCTCGGAGAAATCTTCATCTGGCCGCTGTTCGTGTCGAACCTGGTGATCGCCTTCGGCTGGTTCACCATGTACGGCCCATCCGGCTTCGTCACCCTTGCCGCCAAGACTTACTTGGGAGGCGCACCTTGGAACCTCTACACCGTTAGCGGTATGGGCATTGTCGCAGGGCTAAGCCAGGCGCCGCTTACCTATCTAATGTGCCTTGCGGCCGTCACCAAGGCTGACCCCCTGCTTGAAGATGCCGCGCGCTCGACCGGAGCGGGGCCCTTCCGCGCGCTGCTTTCGGTGACCATCCCGATGATCCGCCCCGCGATTATCTATTCCGCCGTCTTGAACTTTGTTGTTGGCATCGAGATGCTTGCGATACCGCTTCTGTTCGGTGGACCTTCCGGTATCCAGACCGTCACCACTTTTCTATATGATGCCGGGATAAATGCCGCCGTGCGCCCAGAATATGGTCTGGTTGGCGCCGCTGCCGTCATCCTGCTTATGCTGGTCGCATTCCTTGTCTGGTTGCAGGGCTACTTGATGAAATCATCAGGCCGCTTCGTTTCGGTTCGCGGCAAGGCCAGTCGGCCATCCACCCTTGAACTTGGCGCCTGGCGCTGGCCCGCCTTCCTGTTCGTCTTTTCCTTTGTTTTTCTGACCATCATCTCGATCTTTGGCGGAATCTTTCTGCGTTCGGCCGTAAGTTTCCTCACGCCGCTCATTCCCTTCTGGAAGGTTCTCACGGCAGCAAATTTCGAGCTCGTTCTGTCATCCGCTTCCTATGTACGCTCGATCATCAATTCGGTTGTTGTCGCCACCGTGGGCGCAGCAATAGGCACCTGTCTTATTCTGGTGATCGCGCTCGTGTCACGTCGCTCCGACTTCCGCTACAGTCGGGCATTGGAGTACGTCGCACTGTTTCCGAGGGCACTGCCTGGTATCATCGCCGGTCTTGGCTTCTTTTATGCAGTCATCTGGCTTCCCGGGGCAGATCTCATCCGCGGCACGGTTGCCGTTCTTATCCTCGCATTCATGATCCGCTACATCCCGGTCGGCTTCGGCGCAATTGCACCCGCACTCGCGCAGGTCGGCGAGGAACTTGACCGCGGCGCGCGTATCTCTGGTGCGGATTGGTGGACGACGGTGACCCGGATCATAGTCCCGATCCTCAAGCCTGCGCTTTTCAGCTGCTATGCGCTGCTCTTCATCCACTTCTTCAAAGAGTATGTGACCGCAGCCTTCCTCTACCAGCCGGGCTCCGAGATCATCGGCACGACGATGCTGCAGCTCGTCGCCCAAGGCGACAATGGCCCGGTCTCCGCGCTCGCTACCATCCAAGTGATAATCACCGCCGCGTTCGTCATCCTGGCGCGCCGCGTCATGGGAGCCAAAATCTATGGCTGA
- a CDS encoding ABC transporter substrate-binding protein, which produces MQLKALTTVTGLLAGIAGFAQAQEVPSYYPTDYSQIIEGSRSESGLMIYSNMADNNWQPLIEGFNAKYPWIKVETVDLGSGTVHSRWEAEKGSSARTADLLVSGANDRWAAYGQDGSMEDYKSPEAQHLPEFAQPYPGVNVLSTDPLVITYNAALLTEEQRPTGFASLVEAATADPSAFEGKITTYDAARNSFGLAAWWSYMDKKGDAAWDGLRKIGPMIRGETSGGPMNEKIATGEYVMGIAVSGITIFPRLEQPGGEILGFAFPDDGTIMMMRGMGIPKGAANPNSAKLFVDYALSQEGQTQVGKGGLVPYREDVAEDQVRYTFQKISEQIGEDNMVIAGFDERLITEAQSFVDKWNEAIAGR; this is translated from the coding sequence ATGCAGTTGAAAGCACTCACTACGGTAACGGGGCTACTGGCCGGCATCGCCGGTTTCGCGCAGGCTCAGGAGGTGCCGTCCTACTATCCGACCGATTATTCCCAGATCATAGAGGGGTCACGATCCGAGTCGGGGCTGATGATCTATTCGAACATGGCCGACAACAACTGGCAGCCGCTGATCGAAGGCTTCAACGCAAAATACCCTTGGATCAAGGTAGAAACGGTCGACCTTGGCTCGGGTACCGTGCATTCGCGCTGGGAGGCGGAAAAGGGATCTAGTGCCAGAACAGCCGATCTCCTCGTTTCCGGTGCAAATGACCGTTGGGCGGCTTATGGCCAGGATGGCTCGATGGAAGACTACAAGAGCCCGGAAGCGCAGCATCTGCCAGAGTTCGCGCAACCATACCCCGGCGTCAATGTACTCTCCACCGACCCCTTGGTGATCACTTATAATGCAGCGCTTTTGACTGAAGAGCAGCGTCCAACAGGTTTTGCTTCATTGGTGGAAGCCGCCACGGCGGACCCTTCTGCCTTCGAAGGCAAGATCACCACCTATGATGCGGCGCGAAACAGTTTTGGCCTCGCCGCCTGGTGGAGCTATATGGACAAGAAGGGTGACGCTGCCTGGGACGGACTACGCAAGATCGGCCCCATGATCCGCGGAGAAACCTCAGGCGGACCGATGAACGAGAAGATCGCCACGGGCGAATATGTGATGGGGATCGCTGTTTCAGGCATCACCATCTTCCCGCGTTTGGAACAGCCCGGCGGCGAGATTCTCGGATTTGCCTTTCCCGATGATGGCACCATCATGATGATGCGTGGGATGGGGATTCCTAAGGGCGCAGCCAACCCAAATTCGGCGAAGCTCTTCGTTGACTATGCGCTTAGCCAAGAGGGCCAGACCCAAGTCGGCAAGGGCGGGCTTGTACCCTACCGTGAAGACGTTGCCGAGGATCAGGTGCGCTACACCTTCCAGAAGATCAGCGAGCAAATCGGTGAGGATAACATGGTGATCGCTGGGTTCGACGAGCGCCTTATCACCGAAGCTCAGTCTTTTGTCGATAAGTGGAACGAAGCCATCGCTGGCCGCTGA
- a CDS encoding IclR family transcriptional regulator produces MSGRGVERVLDMLEWFAASPHGAGLKEIAASLSMPKSSALLMLQSLSERGYIERQANGHYRLLRLPGEISNDGRNYGALITLASPYLARAVEATGESGFIAVLEDHTIRYLNKVLPKREILYDRDIGQTRPAHQVASGVVLLAAMSDAERDACLTSTLLTKPERETLDVALSQAKAQGFFLNAKGVVEGAAGAAAAIYSEPGKAVAAINIAGPQSRFVSHSDHICKVVRETAVAISEELSRRHHHRTQGR; encoded by the coding sequence ATGAGCGGTCGCGGTGTTGAACGCGTGCTAGACATGCTTGAGTGGTTTGCTGCTTCACCCCACGGAGCCGGCCTGAAGGAGATAGCCGCCTCATTGAGTATGCCGAAGTCGAGCGCGCTTCTCATGCTTCAGTCGCTCTCGGAGCGTGGCTACATCGAGCGACAGGCGAACGGTCACTACCGGCTCTTGCGGCTTCCGGGTGAAATTTCCAACGATGGCCGCAACTACGGCGCCCTGATCACATTGGCCTCGCCCTATCTTGCAAGAGCCGTGGAAGCGACCGGAGAAAGTGGCTTCATCGCTGTGCTTGAAGACCACACGATCCGCTATCTGAACAAAGTCTTGCCTAAGCGCGAAATCCTCTATGATCGGGACATCGGCCAGACGCGGCCAGCTCATCAGGTGGCGAGCGGGGTGGTGCTCCTTGCGGCGATGAGTGACGCCGAACGAGACGCTTGTCTCACCTCAACCTTATTGACGAAGCCAGAGCGCGAGACGCTGGACGTTGCTCTCAGCCAAGCCAAGGCACAAGGCTTCTTCCTCAACGCCAAGGGCGTGGTGGAAGGTGCTGCAGGTGCTGCCGCAGCTATCTACAGCGAACCCGGAAAGGCTGTTGCCGCGATCAATATCGCCGGCCCCCAAAGCCGTTTCGTCAGCCATTCGGACCACATTTGCAAGGTGGTTCGGGAAACCGCCGTCGCGATCAGCGAGGAGCTGTCTCGACGCCATCATCACAGAACCCAAGGGAGGTAA